From a region of the Apis cerana isolate GH-2021 linkage group LG13, AcerK_1.0, whole genome shotgun sequence genome:
- the LOC107996201 gene encoding large ribosomal subunit protein uL10m isoform X2: MAHFIKKVFQLTPNQLLYQQKRYRGKINLRKPKIYFKKRVLNELLTPFFINPNKDKTLEQFCENSKTEEIEQRLGIYDTIIAREVRNWFDNSKMTVILHVNSIMELDVFDIKVALFKENMHYKRYGPHIIHNMIKNSPYESLVPLISNYTAFVFSSEIKVPTVHKIIKKSKKMYILGGVLEGQVFKYDDFLKFGEMNITMAQSNLVQILQNAGGVNLTRQLTHHQSTLLTRLKQIGTNETTSDDKK; encoded by the exons atggctcattttataaagaaag tATTTCAGTTAACCCCGAATCAATTATTGTACCAACAAAAGCGTTACAGGGGAAAGATAAATCTTAGAaaaccaaaaatatattttaaaaagcgaGTATTAAACGAACTTTTAACACCCTTCTTTATTAATCCTAACAAGGATAAGACTCTGGAACAATTTTGCGAAAACTCAAAAACAGAGGAAATCGAGCAACGTCTTGGAATTTATGATACGATAATAGCGAGAGAAGTTCGTAATTGGTTTGACAATTCAAAAATGACTGTTATATTGCATGTGAATAGTATTATGGAACTGGATGTATTCGATATCAAAGTTGCATTATTCAAGGAAAATATGCACTACAAACGTTACGGGCCTCATATCATACATAATATGATTAAGAATTCGCCTTACGAAAGTCTTGTCCCcttaattagtaattatacTGCATTTGTATTCAGCTCTGAAATAAAAGTACCCACTGTacacaaaattatcaaaaaaagcaagaaaatgtatatattag ggGGAGTGTTAGAAGGACAAGTATTCAAGTACGATGATTTCCTGAAGTTTGGAGAAATGAATATCACAATGGCGCAATCAAATTTGgttcaaatattacaaaatgcaGGAGGCGTTAATCTGACTCGACAACTTACACACCATCAGTCGACACTGTTGACACGACTGAAACAGATCGGTACAAATGAGACAACATCCgacgataaaaaatga
- the LOC107996201 gene encoding large ribosomal subunit protein uL10m isoform X1, protein MAHFIKKVFQLTPNQLLYQQKRYRGKINLRKPKIYFKKRVLNELLTPFFINPNKDKTLEQFCENSKTEEIEQRLGIYDTIIAREVRNWFDNSKMTVILHVNSIMELDVFDIKVALFKENMHYKRYGPHIIHNMIKNSPYESLVPLISNYTAFVFSSEIKVPTVHKIIKKSKKMYILGKQWRKDGKMILLTNLISFLGGVLEGQVFKYDDFLKFGEMNITMAQSNLVQILQNAGGVNLTRQLTHHQSTLLTRLKQIGTNETTSDDKK, encoded by the exons atggctcattttataaagaaag tATTTCAGTTAACCCCGAATCAATTATTGTACCAACAAAAGCGTTACAGGGGAAAGATAAATCTTAGAaaaccaaaaatatattttaaaaagcgaGTATTAAACGAACTTTTAACACCCTTCTTTATTAATCCTAACAAGGATAAGACTCTGGAACAATTTTGCGAAAACTCAAAAACAGAGGAAATCGAGCAACGTCTTGGAATTTATGATACGATAATAGCGAGAGAAGTTCGTAATTGGTTTGACAATTCAAAAATGACTGTTATATTGCATGTGAATAGTATTATGGAACTGGATGTATTCGATATCAAAGTTGCATTATTCAAGGAAAATATGCACTACAAACGTTACGGGCCTCATATCATACATAATATGATTAAGAATTCGCCTTACGAAAGTCTTGTCCCcttaattagtaattatacTGCATTTGTATTCAGCTCTGAAATAAAAGTACCCACTGTacacaaaattatcaaaaaaagcaagaaaatgtatatattaggTAAGCAGTGGAGAAAGGATggcaaaatgattttattaacaaatttgatttcttttttagggGGAGTGTTAGAAGGACAAGTATTCAAGTACGATGATTTCCTGAAGTTTGGAGAAATGAATATCACAATGGCGCAATCAAATTTGgttcaaatattacaaaatgcaGGAGGCGTTAATCTGACTCGACAACTTACACACCATCAGTCGACACTGTTGACACGACTGAAACAGATCGGTACAAATGAGACAACATCCgacgataaaaaatga
- the LOC107993948 gene encoding partitioning defective 3 homolog has product MKVTVCFDNVRVVVPCGDGTLLVKDLMHEATLRYKKATGKNDNTLTINSLSSLTGGGLLDPDDRLCDVADDREQIVAHFVSSDVSHAGGDGASSVGTNSPDFFHSDSKEPTYTIDTHSSIPINAIKRESTKRLSMHALSTREPCLTTYSAQSLPRESRRREPLGQDAKVSFEYINANIESGDQGEIREIVIKNEAGPLGLHVVPCYDLLGNDQGLRVEGIEPNGRIARDGQIDLHDKIIKINGHNLLHIPFSKVQEIFRTCMTESCLQISIVKHKKSHEKSLHKNHSNTSGGSEKEIDDNVKRLQCSNYNLLQTANTRKIGRMIEIELTKGSNGLGFSVTTRDNPAGGHCPIYIKNILPKGAAVEDGRLRPGDRLLEVNNKEMTGKSQAEVVSLLRSIPPGGKVRMIVSRQEEISSSIPDSHSHVTSTTQASETTDNSKYWNALNTSPIKKNTEVQDKINSHNYDKCTFKPVKSSEDIVLSPRKNRMILTLDIPVHDSEKAGLGVSVKGKTTNTDENTNMDLGIFIKSVLHGGAASRDGRLRTNDQLLNVNGVSLLGLSNSDAMETLRRAMLNTNSSLTGVITLTIARRISSYDGNEKNLSENLSSQCKLESANSIYISDSTKASEGRVKEKNNLNSQSDILDNGGLLSCVMASPWNPVIDRLTEQYNKNSLRNESYCIATNKTWIEPASVKKITIGQRDDRAEPVLLEDSNEPQCNEAKRNTDDKDSQYSGDPTYDSQLSLEEFSSSSNKFSRDALGRQSMSEKRHAALDAKNTDTYKRNKKLREGRENKNQEQANQKHSNQSADSEDHTRRGVKSESYDKNKNKAATDGSTASESNMKRYEKSVDPAQSEYVYTIPGCNNKYTSPRKHWLVDDVHGEITSNNFKDDREGFPNSRGDVKQASLNSALDDRYKRSRKKGGIRSMLRLGKNRKSLNFGDSIEARHESSNYCSGTINYIA; this is encoded by the coding sequence ATGAAGGTAACTGTGTGTTTCGACAACGTCCGGGTGGTGGTTCCTTGTGGGGATGGAACCCTGCTGGTTAAAGATTTAATGCATGAGGCTACTCTAAGGTATAAAAAGGCAACTGGAAAGAATGATAATACATTAACTATAAATAGTTTATCTTCCTTAACTGGAGGTGGACTCTTGGATCCAGATGATAGGTTATGTGATGTAGCTGATGATAGAGAACAGATTGTTGCTCATTTTGTGAGTTCTGATGTTTCGCATGCTGGTGGTGATGGAGCAAGTTCAGTTGGAACAAATAGTcctgatttttttcattcggaTAGTAAAGAACCAACTTATACAATTGATACACATTCCTCAATTCCTATCAATGctattaaaagagaaagtaCCAAAAGATTATCAATGCATGCATTATCAACCAGAGAGCCATGTTTAACTACATATTCTGCTCAGTCCCTTCCCAGAGAGTCTCGGCGTAGAGAACCATTGGGACAAGATGCCAAAGTgtcatttgaatatataaatgccAATATAGAATCAGGAGATCAAGgagaaattcgagaaattgtGATAAAGAATGAAGCAGGACCACTGGGGCTTCATGTGGTGCCATGTTATGATTTGTTGGGTAATGATCAGGGACTAAGAGTTGAAGGTATTGAACCAAATGGCAGAATTGCTAGAGATGGTCAAATTGATTTGCAcgataagattataaaaataaatggtcACAATCTATTGCATATACCATTTTCTAAAGTGCAAGAGATTTTTCGTACCTGTATGACTGAATCATGTTTACAAATTTCTATAGTGAAACATAAAAAGTCACATGAGAAGTCGTTACATAAAAATCATAGTAATACTAGTGGAGGATCAGAAAAGGAAATTGATGATAATGTTAAAAGACTTCAATGTagcaattataatttgttgcaGACTGCTAATACCCGTAAGATTGGACGTATGATAGAGATAGAATTAACAAAAGGGAGTAATGGTCTTGGATTTAGTGTCACAACACGCGATAATCCTGCAGGAGGCCATTgtccaatatatattaaaaatatattaccaaAAGGTGCTGCAGTTGAAGATGGTAGATTAAGGCCTGGAGATAGATTATTGGaggtaaataataaagaaatgactGGTAAAAGTCAAGCAGAAGTTGTTTCACTTCTGAGAAGTATTCCACCTGGTGGAAAAGTAAGAATGATTGTATCACGCCAGGAAGAAATTTCTTCAAGCATTCCAGATTCTCATTCTCACGTTACTTCCACAACTCAAGCCTCAGAAACTActgataattcaaaatattggaATGCATTGAATACATCaccaataaaaaagaacactGAAGtgcaagataaaattaatagccATAACTACGATAAATGCACGTTTAAACCAGTGAAATCTTCAGAAGATATTGTTTTATCACCACGTAAAAATCGTATGATATTGACTTTAGATATACCAGTACATGATTCAGAGAAAGCTGGATTAGGTGTTAGTGTTAAAGGAAAGACTACAAATACAGATGAAAACACTAATATGGAtttaggaatttttattaaaagtgtcCTTCATGGAGGTGCAGCCTCTAGGGATGGAAGATTAAGGACCAATGATCAATTGCTCAATGTAAATGGGGTATCATTATTAGGATTATCAAACTCGGATGCAATGGAAACACTGAGAAGAGCAATGCTCAATACAAACAGCTCTTTAACTGGAGTGATCACTCTCACGATAGCCAGGAGGATATCTTCCTATgatggaaatgaaaaaaatttgtcagaaaatttatcttctcaGTGTAAATTGGAATCAGCCAACAGTATATACATATCTGATTCCACGAAAGCCAGCGAGGGCAGGGTAAAAGAGAAGAACAATTTGAATTCCCAATCAGATATCTTGGACAATGGTGGACTATTGTCTTGCGTTATGGCATCACCGTGGAATCCAGTTATCGATAGATTAACCGAACAGTATAATAAGAATAGTTTAAGGAATGAAAGTTATTGTATCGCTACCAATAAAACATGGATAGAACCTGCGAgcgtgaaaaaaattacaataggACAGCGTGATGATCGCGCGGAACCAGTATTGCTAGAAGATTCCAATGAACCGCAGTGCAATGAAGCTAAACGAAACACGGACGATAAAGATAGTCAGTATTCCGGGGATCCGACGTACGATAGTCAATTATCTTTGGAGGAATTTAGCTCCTCTTCCAATAAGTTTTCCCGCGATGCTTTAGGTAGACAGAGTATGTCGGAGAAGCGACATGCTGCTTTAGATGCCAAGAATACGGATActtataagagaaataaaaaattacgggAAGGCCGCGAAAATAAGAATCAGGAACAAGCGAATCAGAAGCATTCGAATCAATCGGCTGATTCGGAAGATCATACCAGGCGGGGGGTTAAATCAGAAAGTTacgataagaataaaaataaagctgCTACCGATGGCAGTACGGCAAGTGAGAGTAATATGAAACGATACGAGAAATCGGTCGATCCTGCTCAGTCAGAATACGTATATACTATACCTGGATGCAATAATAAGTACACTTCTCCAAGGAAACATTGGCTTGTTGATGATGTACATGGCGAGATAACGAGCAATAATTTTAAGGATGATCGCGAGGGTTTTCCAAATAGCCGGGGGGATGTGAAGCAAGCATCTCTCAATTCGGCTTTGGATGATCGATACAAGCGTTCACGAAAGAAAGGGGGGATACGTTCGATGCTTCGATTAGGGAAGAATAGGAAATCGCTCAATTTCGGTGATAGTATAGAAGCCCGTCACGAATCCAGTAATTATTGCAGTGGAACGATCAATTATATCGCATAA